In the Mycolicibacterium thermoresistibile genome, one interval contains:
- a CDS encoding MCE family protein, which yields MLTRFVRTQLVIFTIAAVVGMGAMVFGYLQVPMLLGIGRISVTMELPSTGGLYRFSNVTYRGVKVGKVLDVRPTRTGAVVTMSLQSRPRIPADLQADVRSVSAVGEQYVELLPRHDGAPYLEDGSVIGIENTSVPQRVGPMLDQMSALIDSIPSGQLGALLDESATALGGSGYELGSAFDSAAQLAERLNGSGERARVLIEDGRPLLDGQAVGAEAIRTWARSLSGITGQLAADDAQIRTILTDGPGAADQAARLLAQVKPTVPVLLANLTTVGQIGVTYNPSLEQLLVLLPPYLAATQSYGSSLNNPTGMALSEFSLTLGDPPACTVGFLPPSEWRSPADLSDIDTPDGLYCKLPQDSPIGVRGARNFPCMGQPGKRAPTVEICESDRPFEPLAMRQHVTGPYPIDPNLIAQGVAPDSRVTSDDQIFGPPAGTPPPADDTPPPGAAPASASAEATDGGPSVAFATYNPRTGQYATPDGLVHTRTDLVAPPAQNWTDLLPR from the coding sequence ATGCTCACCCGGTTCGTCCGCACCCAGCTCGTCATCTTCACCATCGCGGCGGTGGTCGGCATGGGCGCCATGGTGTTCGGCTATCTGCAGGTACCGATGCTGCTCGGCATCGGACGCATCTCGGTGACGATGGAGCTGCCCTCGACCGGCGGTCTGTACCGGTTCTCCAACGTCACCTACCGCGGCGTCAAGGTGGGCAAGGTGCTCGACGTCCGGCCCACCCGCACCGGTGCGGTCGTCACGATGTCGCTGCAGTCGAGGCCGAGGATCCCCGCGGATCTGCAGGCGGATGTCCGCAGCGTCTCGGCCGTCGGTGAACAGTACGTCGAGCTGCTGCCCCGCCACGACGGCGCCCCGTACCTCGAGGACGGTTCGGTCATCGGGATCGAGAACACCTCGGTGCCGCAACGGGTCGGACCCATGCTCGATCAGATGAGTGCGCTCATCGACAGCATCCCGTCCGGGCAACTCGGCGCATTGCTCGACGAATCGGCCACAGCACTCGGTGGCTCGGGATACGAGTTGGGATCGGCGTTCGATTCCGCCGCCCAGCTGGCGGAGCGGCTCAATGGTTCCGGCGAACGGGCGCGCGTCCTCATCGAGGACGGGCGGCCGCTGCTCGACGGGCAGGCTGTCGGCGCCGAGGCCATCCGCACGTGGGCGCGGAGCCTCTCCGGGATCACCGGGCAGCTGGCGGCCGACGACGCGCAGATCCGCACGATCCTGACCGACGGTCCGGGTGCCGCCGACCAGGCCGCCCGGCTCCTCGCCCAGGTGAAGCCGACCGTGCCGGTGCTGCTGGCCAACCTCACCACGGTCGGACAGATCGGCGTCACCTACAACCCGTCGCTCGAACAGCTGCTGGTGCTGCTGCCGCCGTATCTGGCCGCCACCCAGTCGTACGGCTCCTCGTTGAACAATCCGACCGGGATGGCGTTGTCGGAGTTCAGCCTGACGCTGGGGGATCCGCCGGCCTGCACGGTCGGCTTCCTGCCGCCCTCGGAATGGCGGTCACCGGCGGACCTGTCCGACATCGACACACCGGACGGGCTCTACTGCAAGTTGCCGCAGGACTCGCCGATCGGTGTGCGCGGCGCACGGAACTTCCCCTGCATGGGACAGCCCGGGAAGCGCGCCCCCACCGTGGAGATCTGCGAGAGCGACCGGCCGTTCGAGCCGCTGGCCATGAGGCAGCACGTCACCGGCCCGTACCCGATCGACCCGAACCTGATCGCGCAGGGCGTCGCACCGGACAGCCGGGTGACGTCGGATGACCAGATCTTCGGCCCGCCCGCCGGCACCCCGCCGCCCGCGGACGACACCCCGCCGCCGGGGGCGGCCCCGGCGTCCGCATCCGCCGAGGCGACCGACGGGGGTCCGTCGGTGGCGTTCGCGACCTACAATCCGCGGACCGGGCAGTACGCGACGCCGGACGGACTGGTCCACACCCGAACCGATCTGGTGGCCCCGCCCGCGCAGAACTGGACCGACCTGTTGCCCCGATGA
- a CDS encoding MCE family protein has product MHKYRESALIRSGVIGLVLVVLIIVVGLQTQQLWTMATSVRYHAEFAEAGGLAAGNEVKVSGMTVGTVSDVRLQGGHAVVTFALNARIRLGEETTAHIRTGTLLGERVLTVEPRGNGRIRPAGVIPLSRTGSPYSLTDAVGDFTANTAQTDTAAINQSLDVLAETIDRIAPQLGPTFDGVTRLSQSLNSRNESLAELLESASKVTGILSERSEQVNRMLLNANDLMGVLQQRRHAIVTLLANTSAVAQQLSGLVADNEEELAPALEKLNRVLELLERNEDNLTQSLKGLAKYQLTQGEAVNNGFYYYGFASNLLPGPAIQPFLDYALGFRRGVNAGQPPDNVGPRAEFPFPYNGIPGG; this is encoded by the coding sequence ATGCACAAATATCGAGAATCCGCTCTGATCCGCAGTGGTGTCATCGGCCTGGTGCTGGTGGTCCTCATCATCGTCGTGGGTCTGCAGACCCAGCAGCTGTGGACGATGGCCACGTCGGTGCGCTACCACGCCGAGTTCGCCGAGGCCGGCGGGCTGGCCGCCGGCAACGAGGTGAAGGTCTCCGGCATGACCGTCGGCACCGTTTCCGATGTGCGACTCCAGGGCGGTCACGCCGTGGTGACCTTCGCGTTGAACGCGCGGATCCGGCTGGGGGAGGAGACCACCGCCCACATCCGGACGGGCACGCTGCTCGGCGAGCGGGTGCTGACCGTGGAACCCCGGGGGAACGGTCGCATCCGGCCGGCCGGCGTCATCCCGCTGAGCCGGACCGGGTCGCCCTACTCGCTGACCGACGCGGTCGGTGACTTCACCGCCAACACCGCACAGACCGACACCGCGGCGATCAACCAGTCGCTCGACGTGCTGGCCGAGACCATCGATCGGATCGCGCCCCAGCTCGGTCCGACCTTCGACGGCGTCACCCGGCTGTCGCAGTCCCTCAACAGCCGAAACGAGTCGCTGGCGGAGCTGCTGGAGAGCGCCTCGAAGGTCACCGGGATACTCTCCGAGCGCAGCGAACAGGTCAACCGGATGCTGCTCAACGCCAACGATCTGATGGGTGTGCTGCAGCAGCGCCGGCACGCGATCGTCACGCTGCTGGCCAACACCTCCGCGGTGGCCCAACAGCTCTCGGGTCTGGTCGCCGACAACGAGGAGGAGCTGGCCCCGGCGTTGGAGAAACTCAACAGAGTGCTCGAGTTGCTCGAACGCAATGAGGACAACCTCACGCAATCACTGAAGGGCCTGGCCAAATACCAACTCACCCAAGGTGAGGCCGTCAACAACGGCTTCTACTACTACGGGTTCGCGTCGAACCTGCTGCCCGGTCCGGCCATCCAGCCGTTCCTGGACTATGCGCTGGGCTTCCGGCGCGGGGTCAACGCCGGCCAACCGCCCGACAATGTTGGCCCACGCGCCGAATTCCCGTTCCCCTACAACGGTATTCCCGGAGGCTGA
- a CDS encoding MCE family protein — protein MTVVTFLRSRIAVACCAVLTLSGCTFDGVSSLPLPGTVGTGSDAVTYQVQIANVGTLEPNSPVMVDDVVVGAVRRMTLDGWYADVEVTVRPGTVIPANAVATVGQTSLLGSMHLALDPPVGEPPTGALAPGATIPLERSSSFPSTEQTLASLSFVVNGGGLAQIADIVHNFTAALDGRAVHVRELLTRMNNVVGLLDGQRDKILATIENLDRAAGTFAAQREELAAALDRIPPALEVLAEQQPRISTALQSLGDFSDLANQLINESQEDLVRNLQNLEPTVRALAEVGPDLVTALTYLPTYPYTQEFIDRGIRGDYMNQFIVFDFTIPRLKRGILLGTRWGQPGASLVPAPGDPWYSSYTRDPLKTPVTPAPPDLAPIPPMTDDPADTGGGN, from the coding sequence GTGACAGTCGTGACCTTCTTGCGTAGCCGGATCGCCGTCGCGTGCTGCGCCGTGCTGACCCTCTCGGGCTGCACCTTCGACGGGGTCAGCTCGCTGCCGCTGCCAGGCACCGTGGGTACCGGCTCCGACGCCGTCACCTACCAGGTCCAGATCGCCAATGTCGGTACCCTGGAACCGAATTCACCCGTCATGGTCGACGATGTGGTGGTCGGCGCGGTGCGCAGGATGACACTCGACGGCTGGTATGCCGACGTCGAGGTGACGGTACGGCCCGGCACCGTGATTCCGGCGAACGCGGTGGCCACGGTCGGACAGACCAGCCTGCTCGGGTCGATGCACCTGGCATTGGATCCACCCGTCGGTGAACCACCCACCGGTGCGCTGGCACCCGGCGCCACCATCCCACTCGAGCGGTCGTCGAGCTTTCCGTCCACCGAGCAGACACTGGCGTCGCTGTCCTTCGTGGTCAACGGCGGCGGGCTGGCTCAGATCGCCGACATCGTGCACAACTTCACCGCGGCGCTCGACGGTCGCGCGGTCCACGTCCGGGAGTTGCTCACCCGGATGAACAACGTGGTGGGCCTCCTCGACGGTCAACGCGACAAGATCCTCGCCACCATCGAGAACCTGGACCGGGCCGCGGGAACATTCGCCGCCCAGCGTGAGGAACTGGCCGCGGCGCTGGACCGCATCCCGCCGGCTCTCGAGGTGCTCGCCGAGCAGCAACCCCGGATCAGCACCGCCCTCCAGAGCCTGGGCGACTTCAGCGACCTGGCGAATCAACTGATCAACGAATCGCAGGAAGATCTGGTGCGCAACCTGCAGAACCTCGAACCCACGGTCCGCGCCCTCGCCGAGGTCGGCCCCGACCTCGTCACGGCCCTCACCTACCTGCCGACCTATCCCTACACCCAGGAGTTCATCGACCGGGGCATCCGCGGCGACTACATGAACCAGTTCATCGTCTTCGACTTCACCATTCCCCGGCTCAAGCGCGGAATCCTGCTCGGAACGCGGTGGGGGCAGCCCGGCGCGTCCCTGGTACCGGCGCCGGGCGACCCCTGGTACTCCTCGTACACCCGCGACCCGTTAAAAACCCCGGTGACACCTGCGCCCCCCGACCTGGCGCCGATCCCACCGATGACCGACGATCCGGCGGACACCGGAGGCGGCAACTGA
- a CDS encoding MCE family protein gives MIATWRTAPRITRTLLIVLVALMLASSGYLLYQNRFGPITISAYFRSATAVYPGDDVRVAGVRVGTIKSIEPMGTRAKVVLQVRRDVPIPADAEAIIVAQNLVSARYVQLTPPYGSAAAPDGPTMPDGGEIGLERTAVPIEWDEVKEQLTRLATELGPDGGVSDTALGRFIDSAADAMAGNGGKLRQTISELSAVGRVLGEGSGNIVEILENLQTFVTALRDSNIQIVQFQDRLADVTSVVDGSRAELDAAIRDVADAVGVVERFIDGTRDQTAEQIQRLAALTRVLSDNSMTVKNVLHAAPTALANGYNIYNPDTGGPRGSFAMNNFANPVTLICAAIGAVENVTAEASAKACAEYLGPALRLINFNYLPLPFNAYLGPAPQNVIYSEPGLAPGGGQRPPGPDEPPPAVSAYTGAGDVAPPAGWHDPPHPPGAYTPDGLPAIPQPALFPGAPVPPGLPAPAPSGPGPADLQDLLLPAERHSDQQPGGTP, from the coding sequence ATGATCGCCACATGGCGGACCGCTCCGCGGATCACCAGGACGTTGTTGATCGTCCTGGTGGCGTTGATGCTTGCGAGTTCCGGATATCTGCTGTACCAGAACAGATTCGGCCCGATCACCATCTCGGCGTATTTCAGATCGGCGACGGCCGTCTATCCGGGGGACGACGTGCGGGTCGCCGGCGTCCGGGTCGGAACCATCAAGAGCATCGAACCGATGGGTACCCGGGCCAAGGTCGTCCTGCAGGTGCGGCGTGACGTGCCTATCCCGGCCGACGCCGAGGCGATCATCGTGGCGCAGAACCTGGTCTCGGCGCGATACGTGCAGTTGACTCCGCCCTACGGTTCCGCCGCGGCGCCCGACGGTCCCACCATGCCCGACGGCGGGGAGATCGGGCTGGAGCGGACCGCGGTGCCGATCGAGTGGGACGAGGTCAAGGAACAGCTCACCCGGCTGGCCACCGAACTCGGGCCCGACGGTGGCGTGTCGGACACCGCCCTCGGGCGGTTCATCGACAGCGCCGCCGACGCCATGGCCGGTAACGGCGGGAAGCTGCGCCAGACCATCTCCGAACTCTCGGCGGTGGGCCGTGTGCTCGGGGAGGGCAGCGGGAACATCGTCGAGATCCTGGAGAACCTGCAGACCTTCGTCACCGCGTTACGAGACAGCAACATTCAGATCGTGCAGTTCCAGGATCGGCTCGCCGACGTCACCAGCGTCGTCGACGGCAGCCGGGCCGAGCTGGACGCCGCCATCAGGGATGTCGCAGATGCGGTGGGCGTGGTCGAGCGGTTCATCGACGGCACCCGCGATCAGACCGCCGAGCAGATCCAGCGGCTGGCCGCTCTGACCCGGGTGCTCTCGGACAACAGCATGACCGTCAAGAACGTGTTGCATGCCGCGCCCACCGCCCTGGCGAACGGCTACAACATCTACAACCCCGACACCGGCGGTCCGCGCGGATCGTTCGCCATGAACAACTTCGCCAACCCGGTGACGTTGATCTGCGCGGCGATCGGCGCGGTGGAGAACGTCACCGCGGAGGCCTCCGCCAAAGCCTGCGCGGAGTACCTCGGACCCGCACTGCGCCTGATCAACTTCAACTATCTGCCGCTGCCGTTCAACGCCTATCTGGGACCGGCGCCGCAGAACGTGATCTACTCCGAACCCGGGCTCGCACCCGGCGGCGGTCAGAGGCCGCCCGGCCCGGACGAACCGCCGCCCGCGGTGTCGGCTTACACCGGTGCCGGTGACGTGGCGCCACCCGCCGGATGGCACGACCCGCCACATCCGCCCGGGGCGTACACCCCCGACGGGCTGCCGGCCATCCCGCAACCCGCCCTGTTCCCGGGCGCGCCGGTACCGCCCGGGCTGCCGGCGCCGGCGCCGTCCGGTCCCGGCCCGGCCGACCTGCAGGACCTGCTGCTACCCGCCGAACGTCACTCTGACCAGCAGCCGGGAGGGACACCGTGA